The following proteins come from a genomic window of Blastococcus sp. HT6-30:
- a CDS encoding DUF4916 domain-containing protein yields the protein MTEVTTATGGGMLSREEMDAARERLPIVYVDVVPVRVDDHGTVIAVGLLLRAGEDGQIKRALVSGRVLYHERIRAALLRHMEKDLGPLALPRVPPAPQPFTVAEYFPTPGVTPFHDPRQHAVSLAYVVPVEGDCAPQQDALELTWFSPLEARHPAVLAELMNGQATLVLQALAHLGV from the coding sequence ATGACCGAGGTGACGACGGCGACCGGTGGCGGCATGCTCTCCCGCGAGGAGATGGACGCCGCGCGTGAGCGGCTGCCCATCGTGTACGTCGACGTGGTGCCGGTGCGGGTGGACGACCACGGCACGGTGATCGCCGTCGGCCTGCTGTTGCGGGCCGGCGAGGACGGGCAGATCAAGCGAGCGCTGGTCTCGGGGCGGGTGCTGTACCACGAGCGGATCCGGGCGGCGCTGCTGCGACACATGGAGAAGGATCTCGGCCCGCTGGCGCTGCCGCGGGTGCCGCCGGCGCCGCAGCCGTTCACCGTCGCCGAGTACTTCCCGACGCCGGGCGTGACGCCGTTCCACGACCCGCGGCAGCACGCGGTCTCGCTGGCCTACGTCGTACCGGTGGAGGGGGACTGCGCGCCGCAGCAGGACGCGCTGGAGCTCACCTGGTTCTCGCCGCTGGAGGCCCGGCACCCGGCCGTGCTCGCCGAGCTGATGAACGGGCAGGCGACGCTGGTGCTGCAGGCGCTGGCGCACCTCGGCGTCTGA
- a CDS encoding enoyl-CoA hydratase/isomerase family protein, giving the protein MAGTGEVQLEVDGGVAIVTLNAPDRRNALTPGMADELIATFDEVDAKPEVGALVLRGVGKSFCAGGDVATLTSAGKDPAAPDAYEGMGKIYDSFYRLGQVKVPTVAAVRGSAVGAGMNMLLATDLRIIARDARLLAGFLKRGMHPGGGHFVILSRLIGREAAAAMALFGEEINGAKAVELGLAWDAPDDAAVEDRARELAARVAADPELARIAVSNFRKEAVTGAIPWDVAMQSERPAQMWSMRRSAQA; this is encoded by the coding sequence GTGGCCGGTACCGGTGAGGTTCAGCTCGAGGTGGACGGCGGCGTCGCGATCGTGACGCTGAACGCCCCCGACCGGCGCAACGCGCTGACGCCCGGAATGGCCGACGAGCTGATCGCCACGTTCGACGAGGTGGACGCCAAGCCGGAGGTCGGCGCGCTGGTTCTCCGTGGCGTCGGCAAGTCGTTCTGCGCGGGCGGCGACGTCGCGACGCTCACCTCGGCCGGCAAGGACCCGGCGGCGCCCGACGCCTACGAGGGCATGGGGAAGATCTACGACTCCTTCTACCGGCTGGGCCAGGTGAAGGTGCCCACGGTGGCGGCGGTGCGCGGCTCGGCGGTGGGCGCCGGCATGAACATGCTGCTGGCGACCGACCTGCGGATCATCGCGCGCGATGCCCGGCTGCTGGCCGGCTTCCTCAAGCGGGGGATGCACCCGGGCGGCGGGCACTTCGTCATCCTGTCCCGGCTGATCGGCCGCGAGGCAGCGGCGGCGATGGCGCTGTTCGGCGAGGAGATCAACGGGGCGAAGGCCGTCGAGCTCGGACTGGCCTGGGACGCGCCGGACGACGCCGCGGTCGAGGACCGGGCCCGGGAACTGGCGGCCCGCGTCGCCGCCGACCCCGAACTGGCGCGGATCGCGGTGAGCAACTTCCGCAAGGAGGCCGTCACCGGCGCGATCCCGTGGGACGTCGCCATGCAGTCCGAGCGCCCGGCCCAGATGTGGTCGATGCGGCGGTCGGCTCAGGCGTAG
- the phaZ gene encoding polyhydroxyalkanoate depolymerase: MLYTAYEVNRRAGAPVVAASQLTARALEALPAPLGRMPALRHVHAACDILGHARPTHDRPEFGIDSVLVDGETVAVRERPTLRTPFGTLLHFEKPAVPGQPRVLVVGPMSGHFTTLIRPTIRTLLSDHDVHVIDWHNARDIPVEHGAFGLDEYIEHVVDAIRYLGPDTHVVAVCQPAVPVLAAVALLAAADDPAQPPSITLMAGPVDTRVNPNRVNTAATTKPLSWFERRVVDTVPRGHAGAGRRVYPGVVQLTAFMSMNPKRHLSAHAQLYRDLVAGNTERAATTRAFYDEYGAVMDVPAEFYLETVARIFQEHHLATGRLTWRGQRVDPGAIRRTALLTVEGENDDICSPGQTRAAHDLCTGIPRERKQHHLQPGVGHYGVFSGSRWEGEIYPVVRGFIDRASERLSAPA; encoded by the coding sequence ATGCTGTACACCGCGTACGAAGTGAACCGGCGGGCGGGAGCGCCCGTGGTGGCCGCGTCGCAGCTGACCGCCCGGGCGCTGGAGGCGCTGCCCGCCCCGCTGGGGCGGATGCCCGCGCTGCGCCACGTGCACGCGGCCTGCGACATCCTCGGCCACGCCCGGCCGACGCACGACCGCCCGGAGTTCGGCATCGACTCCGTCCTGGTCGACGGCGAGACGGTCGCCGTGCGCGAGCGCCCGACGCTGCGGACGCCCTTCGGCACCCTGCTGCACTTCGAGAAGCCCGCGGTTCCGGGCCAGCCACGGGTGCTCGTCGTCGGCCCCATGTCGGGGCACTTCACCACGCTGATCCGCCCGACGATCCGGACCCTGCTCTCCGACCACGACGTGCACGTCATCGACTGGCACAACGCCCGCGACATCCCGGTCGAGCACGGGGCGTTCGGGCTGGACGAGTACATCGAGCACGTCGTGGACGCCATCCGGTACCTCGGTCCGGACACCCACGTCGTCGCCGTCTGCCAGCCCGCGGTGCCCGTGCTGGCCGCGGTCGCGCTGCTCGCCGCCGCGGACGACCCCGCCCAGCCCCCGAGCATCACGCTCATGGCGGGCCCGGTCGACACCCGGGTGAACCCGAACCGGGTCAACACCGCGGCGACGACCAAGCCGCTGTCCTGGTTCGAGCGCCGCGTCGTCGACACGGTGCCGCGGGGGCACGCGGGCGCCGGGCGGCGGGTGTACCCGGGCGTCGTCCAGCTGACGGCGTTCATGTCGATGAACCCGAAGCGGCACCTGTCGGCCCACGCGCAGCTGTACCGCGACCTGGTCGCCGGCAACACGGAGCGGGCGGCCACCACGCGCGCCTTCTACGACGAGTACGGCGCGGTCATGGACGTGCCCGCGGAGTTCTACCTGGAGACGGTCGCCCGCATCTTCCAGGAACACCACCTCGCGACCGGCCGCCTCACCTGGCGGGGGCAGCGGGTCGATCCGGGCGCGATCCGCCGGACCGCCCTGCTCACCGTGGAGGGCGAGAACGACGACATCTGCTCCCCCGGGCAGACGCGCGCCGCCCACGACCTGTGCACCGGGATCCCGCGGGAGCGCAAGCAGCACCACCTGCAGCCCGGGGTCGGTCACTACGGCGTCTTCAGCGGCTCCCGCTGGGAGGGGGAGATATACCCCGTCGTCCGCGGCTTCATCGACCGCGCCTCGGAGCGGCTGTCCGCTCCGGCCTGA
- a CDS encoding S8 family peptidase gives MLSAGLLTGAIAGVAQAAPPDDQPSQQSYLVRLEPGADARGLARGLSISPRFVYDEVFDGFAADLTAGQVNVLRRHGWVRGVEPDRVATVGPMAKPDKPGGGKPTEPTPEPEPTPEPEPTPDPEPTTEPEPSSGVQVLPLDGTLWGLDRIDADDVTALDGHFDYPGLGIGVTAYVVDSGISIAHPDFGGRAQLAYDNAGGKPARGGDCNGHGTHVAGTIGGAVHGVAKQVELRSVRVLDCNGSGSYSGVIAGLDYVLKNASSPSVVNLSLGGPKSTALDEAVTALVDAGMFVAVAAGNSEADACGSSPSSVATAVTVAASDVEDGLATFSNRGECVDVVAPGVDITSTWLDGGVHSLDGTSMAAPHVAGAAALYLETHPAASPCTVASWIGGQALGTVVGGDSPGTTLLLNVRTVPTAGSTG, from the coding sequence GTGCTCAGCGCCGGGTTGCTGACCGGCGCGATCGCGGGAGTCGCGCAGGCGGCGCCGCCGGACGATCAGCCGAGTCAGCAGAGCTACCTCGTCCGCCTCGAGCCCGGTGCGGATGCGCGTGGCCTCGCGCGCGGACTGTCGATCTCCCCCCGTTTCGTCTACGACGAGGTCTTCGACGGGTTCGCGGCCGACCTGACCGCGGGGCAGGTCAACGTACTCCGGCGTCACGGGTGGGTGCGCGGGGTGGAGCCCGACCGGGTCGCCACCGTGGGCCCGATGGCGAAGCCGGACAAGCCCGGCGGCGGCAAGCCGACGGAGCCGACGCCCGAGCCCGAGCCGACACCCGAGCCCGAGCCGACACCCGACCCCGAGCCCACCACAGAGCCGGAACCCTCGAGCGGGGTGCAGGTGCTGCCGCTCGACGGCACCCTGTGGGGCCTGGATCGGATCGACGCGGACGACGTCACCGCGCTGGATGGTCACTTCGACTACCCCGGGCTCGGGATCGGGGTCACCGCGTACGTGGTCGACAGTGGGATCTCCATCGCTCACCCGGACTTCGGTGGCCGAGCGCAGCTCGCCTACGACAACGCCGGCGGCAAGCCGGCCAGGGGCGGGGACTGCAACGGCCACGGCACGCACGTGGCCGGGACGATCGGTGGGGCCGTCCACGGGGTCGCCAAGCAGGTGGAGCTGCGCAGCGTCCGGGTGCTGGACTGCAACGGCTCCGGCTCCTACAGCGGCGTGATCGCCGGCCTTGACTACGTGCTGAAGAACGCCTCCAGCCCGTCGGTGGTCAACCTCAGCCTCGGCGGCCCGAAGTCCACGGCACTGGACGAAGCCGTCACGGCGCTCGTCGACGCCGGCATGTTCGTCGCGGTGGCGGCGGGCAACAGCGAAGCGGATGCGTGTGGGTCGTCACCGAGCTCGGTGGCTACCGCGGTCACCGTCGCCGCCAGTGACGTCGAGGACGGTCTGGCGACCTTCAGCAACCGCGGGGAGTGCGTGGACGTCGTGGCGCCAGGTGTCGACATCACCTCGACCTGGCTCGACGGTGGCGTGCACAGCCTCGACGGGACGTCAATGGCCGCCCCGCACGTCGCCGGCGCAGCGGCGCTGTACCTGGAGACGCACCCGGCTGCGAGCCCGTGCACCGTGGCGAGCTGGATCGGCGGCCAGGCGCTCGGCACCGTGGTGGGCGGGGATTCCCCGGGGACGACACTGCTGCTCAACGTCCGGACCGTTCCGACCGCGGGCTCGACCGGCTGA
- a CDS encoding patatin-like phospholipase family protein yields MTSPDPLPADLVLEGGGIKGIALTGAAVELLGRYRFERVAGSSAGAVLAAFLAAGLSADGIRAAAARLEYDRIPDSWAPVPLLAPAAGLLLRSGLHPGRYITEWVRRELADLGIVTFGDLRREDPGDDPALEPWQRYRLVVTATDVTRGRLLRLPWDYREYGLDPDRQPVADAVRASLAIPYFFAPRSVRDPRTGRRSTLVDGGVLSNFPIEIFDRTDAATPRWPTFGVGVGDTLADEDVSVFGGRHLLPPLRLLDSLVATAVTGRDRAYLADPCVRRRAFAIGTTGTGLTEFDVDAAERARLVAAGERAAREFLVGWDWGAYLRDCRGVALPPAPSGPRPA; encoded by the coding sequence ATGACCTCGCCGGATCCCCTGCCGGCCGACCTGGTGCTCGAGGGCGGCGGCATCAAGGGCATCGCGCTCACCGGCGCCGCCGTCGAGCTGCTGGGCCGGTACCGGTTCGAGCGGGTGGCCGGCTCCTCGGCGGGCGCCGTCCTGGCTGCGTTCCTCGCCGCGGGCCTCTCCGCCGACGGGATCCGGGCCGCGGCGGCCCGGCTGGAGTACGACCGCATCCCGGACTCCTGGGCACCGGTGCCCCTGCTGGCGCCGGCGGCGGGGCTGCTGCTCCGGTCGGGACTGCACCCGGGCCGCTACATCACCGAGTGGGTGCGCCGGGAGCTGGCCGACCTCGGCATCGTCACCTTCGGGGACCTGCGGCGCGAGGACCCCGGCGACGACCCCGCGTTGGAACCGTGGCAGCGCTACCGCCTGGTGGTGACCGCGACCGACGTCACCCGGGGCCGGCTGCTACGGCTGCCGTGGGACTACCGCGAGTACGGCCTGGACCCCGACCGCCAGCCGGTTGCCGACGCCGTCCGTGCGTCTCTGGCGATCCCCTACTTCTTCGCACCCCGCAGCGTGCGGGACCCGCGCACCGGGCGGAGATCGACCCTGGTGGACGGCGGGGTGCTGTCCAACTTCCCGATCGAGATCTTCGACCGCACCGACGCGGCCACGCCGCGCTGGCCGACCTTCGGCGTGGGGGTGGGCGACACGCTCGCCGACGAGGACGTCTCGGTGTTCGGCGGCCGGCACCTGCTGCCGCCGCTGCGGCTGCTGGACTCCCTGGTCGCCACCGCGGTCACCGGGCGGGACCGCGCCTACCTGGCCGACCCCTGCGTGCGCCGCCGGGCCTTCGCGATCGGCACCACCGGCACCGGGCTCACCGAGTTCGACGTCGACGCGGCCGAGCGGGCCCGGCTGGTCGCGGCCGGCGAGCGGGCCGCTCGCGAGTTCCTGGTCGGCTGGGACTGGGGCGCCTACCTGCGCGACTGCCGCGGCGTCGCCCTCCCCCCGGCGCCGTCCGGTCCGCGGCCGGCGTAG
- a CDS encoding S9 family peptidase: MTADLATDVMPGTEPADGSAAGARMSTGTVEEAVALAEGLVDAWGSWGPNMTPDARQVAFISDRSGSPQLWIQDVVLDGAQPPARHVPLSDDPVVSVRWAADSRWLACEVATDGGVRTAVWVVRPDGSDARRIAGGPDEHAELGPWTRSGHRFVVTFPGTAAGTPTRAYLADPSTGRLDPLADGDLIHVLDISLEERFIVLRDGERGQEYVSVVDRLMDEDFSALPQGATGSTEVALIRPAPDDHAGPVYVYLASDVGLPRRQLIGLPFGPNGWRGEARTLAAREDAELECIDADDAGRLLLLVWNVAGRSELELLDTATGGRTAISGLPGLVAADPVLSRDGASVVLGVQGPTRPRELWHLDTTTHAWTRVTSAPPLPRRRLVVPTLETFPGRDGLPLSGWLYRAPGRLNGPGPVVLYLHGGPEDQERPTFAPQHQALAAAGLSVFALNIRGSSGFGREFVHADDLHGRYDAFADVLAAAEHLVEAGIAEPGRLAVTGRSYGGYLTLACLAFSPGVFAAGVDVCGMSDLVTFYRDSEPWIAAAAVTKYGHPERDRALLEDISPLASAESIDVPLLVVHGEHDTNVPIGEAHQIVSALRELGRPVEYLELPGEGHVFRRASSRKALAAAITRFLHDRLRLG, translated from the coding sequence GTGACTGCAGACCTCGCGACGGACGTGATGCCCGGCACGGAACCGGCCGACGGCTCGGCAGCCGGTGCCCGGATGTCGACGGGCACCGTCGAGGAGGCGGTGGCGCTCGCCGAGGGGCTCGTCGACGCCTGGGGCAGCTGGGGCCCCAACATGACGCCGGACGCCCGGCAGGTGGCCTTCATCAGCGACCGCTCGGGCAGTCCGCAGCTGTGGATCCAGGACGTCGTCCTCGACGGCGCGCAGCCGCCGGCCCGGCACGTGCCCCTGTCCGACGACCCGGTGGTCTCCGTGCGGTGGGCGGCCGACAGCCGCTGGCTGGCCTGCGAGGTCGCGACCGACGGTGGCGTCCGGACGGCGGTCTGGGTGGTCCGGCCCGACGGCTCCGACGCGCGCCGGATCGCCGGCGGCCCCGACGAGCACGCCGAGCTGGGCCCGTGGACCCGCAGCGGCCACCGCTTCGTGGTCACCTTCCCCGGCACGGCGGCCGGCACCCCCACCCGCGCCTACCTCGCCGACCCCTCCACCGGCCGGCTCGACCCGCTCGCAGACGGCGACCTCATCCACGTGCTGGACATCTCGCTGGAGGAGCGGTTCATCGTCCTCCGCGACGGAGAGCGGGGACAGGAGTACGTCAGCGTCGTCGACCGCCTCATGGACGAGGACTTCAGCGCGCTGCCGCAGGGCGCCACCGGGTCCACCGAGGTGGCGCTGATCCGGCCGGCCCCCGACGACCACGCCGGGCCGGTGTACGTCTACCTCGCCTCCGACGTGGGCCTGCCCCGCCGGCAGCTCATCGGGCTCCCGTTCGGCCCCAACGGCTGGCGCGGCGAGGCGCGGACGCTCGCGGCCCGGGAGGACGCCGAGCTGGAGTGCATCGACGCCGACGACGCCGGCCGGCTGCTGCTGCTGGTGTGGAACGTCGCCGGGCGCAGCGAGCTCGAGCTCCTGGACACCGCCACCGGGGGGCGCACCGCCATCTCGGGGCTCCCCGGGCTGGTCGCCGCCGACCCGGTCCTCAGCCGCGACGGCGCCAGCGTCGTGCTCGGCGTGCAGGGGCCCACCCGCCCGCGGGAGCTGTGGCACCTGGACACCACCACCCACGCCTGGACGCGGGTCACCTCCGCCCCGCCGCTGCCCCGGCGCCGGCTGGTCGTGCCGACCCTGGAGACGTTCCCCGGGCGCGACGGCCTGCCGCTGAGCGGCTGGCTCTACCGCGCTCCCGGCCGGCTCAACGGCCCCGGCCCGGTCGTGCTCTACCTCCACGGCGGGCCCGAGGACCAGGAGCGGCCCACCTTCGCACCGCAGCACCAGGCGCTGGCGGCCGCCGGCCTGAGCGTCTTCGCGCTCAACATCCGTGGCTCGTCGGGCTTCGGCCGGGAGTTCGTGCACGCCGACGACCTGCACGGCCGGTACGACGCGTTCGCCGACGTCCTGGCCGCCGCCGAGCACCTCGTGGAGGCCGGCATCGCCGAGCCCGGCCGGCTCGCGGTCACCGGCCGCTCCTACGGCGGCTACCTGACGCTCGCCTGCCTGGCCTTCTCCCCGGGGGTGTTCGCCGCCGGGGTGGACGTCTGCGGCATGTCCGACCTGGTCACCTTCTACCGCGACAGCGAGCCGTGGATCGCCGCGGCCGCGGTGACCAAGTACGGGCACCCGGAGCGTGACCGGGCGCTGCTCGAGGACATCTCTCCGCTCGCCTCGGCGGAGAGCATCGACGTCCCCCTGCTGGTCGTGCACGGCGAGCACGACACCAACGTGCCGATCGGTGAGGCCCACCAGATCGTCTCGGCGCTCCGGGAGCTGGGCCGGCCGGTGGAGTACCTGGAGCTGCCCGGCGAGGGGCACGTCTTCCGCCGCGCGTCCTCCCGGAAGGCGCTGGCCGCCGCGATCACCCGCTTCCTGCACGACCGGTTGCGGCTGGGCTGA